In Nitrospirota bacterium, the genomic window GGATACGCTCCCGGAGCTCGGCGAACGGATGTCGTCCTTCAGGTTCAGCCCGCGCGTAGGGGTCGTCAGCAACCCCGCGGTCTTCTCGCTGTACGGCGAGAAGGTCATGGAATCGATAGCAAGGGCCGGATTCGAAGGCGTACCGCTGCTCATTCCGGAGGGAGAGACCTACAAGGATTATTTCTGGGCCTCCCACCTTCTGACCGAGCTCCTGCGGAAGAGGTTCGACAGGAGTTCCTGTCTCGTCGCGCTCGGGGGCGGCGTCATCGGCGACATCACCGGCTTTGTCGCCTCGGTGTTCATGCGGGGGATGCAGTTTGTCCAGGCGCCTACCACGCTCCTCGCCCAGGTCGACAGCTCGGTAGGGGGAAAGACCGGGGTGAACCACGCGCTCGGGAAAAACATGATCGGCACCTTCTACCAGCCGCGGCTCGTCCTGATCGACAGCACGACGCTCGCGACGCTGCCCCGGAGAGAGCTGCTGTGCGGCATCGCCGAGGTGATCAAGTACGGCGTGATAAGGGACGAGCGGCTCTTCGAGCTCCTGGAACGGCAGCGGGAGGCGGTGCTCTCCCTCGACCACGAGGCGCTCCAGTTTATCATCAGACGCTCCTGCGAGATAAAGGCCGAGGTCGTGGCGAACGACGAGAGGGAGGCGGGGTTGCGCGCCATCCTGAATTTCGGACATACCATCGGTCATGCTATCGAGACCGAAACCGGCTATGGCCGCTATCTCCACGGCGAGGCGATCGCCATCGGTATGCACCTGGCCGCCCGCCTTGCTGCACGAAAGGGGCTCCTGGACGAGGGGGAGGTGGCCAGGATACGCTCTCTCATCGAGGCGTACGGCCTTCCTTCGACGCTTCCCGAAGGCATAAGCGCCGAGCGGCTTATCCGCCACATGGAGATCGACAAAAAGGCCGAGGCCGGCAGGATAACCTTTATCCTCCCCGAGCGGGTGGGGAGGGTGAGGATCGAAAAGAAGATATCGACGCAAGAGATAGGAGAGGCGCTGGAGGGATGAGGCAGGTCCTGGTCGTTGATGACGAGCGGGATCTCGCGGAGCTCGTCGCCTATAATCTGAAAAAAGAGGGCTTTGCGGTCGATGTCGCCTACGATGGAGAGACCGCGCTCACTGCCATTAAAAACGGCGGGTACGATCTCATCGTGCTCGACCTCATGCTCCCGGGAATGCAGGGGCTCGATCTCTGCGCGGCGATCAGGAACACCCCCTCGACCGCCCGGACGCCGCTTATCATGCTTACGGCCAAGGGAGAGGAGATCGACAAGGTCGTCGGCCTCGAGATGGGCGCCGACGACTATATCACCAAGCCCTTCAGCCCCCGGGAGTTCATGGCACGGGTGAAAGCCGTGCTCCGGAGAACGGAGCAGCGCCCTGCCGGGCTGACCGGGCCGCCTCCCGCGCCCGTCACCGGGGGCGCGGTCCTGAAGACGCGGGATATCGTCATCGACACGGAGAAGTATACCGTCACGGTCGCAGGGCGGCAGATCAAGCTCAGCGCCACGGAGTTCAAGCTCCTGCTCTACCTCTGCGAGCGACCGAACAAGATCTACAGCAGGGAGCATCTTCTCGATGCGGTATGGGGCGACGATGTGTTCGTGGAGCCCCGGACCGTAGACGTCCACATCCGCAGGCTGCGTACAAAGATCGAGGACGACGCCAATAATCCGCGCTACATAAA contains:
- the aroB gene encoding 3-dehydroquinate synthase, whose protein sequence is MEKVTVDLAERSYEIIIGRDTLPELGERMSSFRFSPRVGVVSNPAVFSLYGEKVMESIARAGFEGVPLLIPEGETYKDYFWASHLLTELLRKRFDRSSCLVALGGGVIGDITGFVASVFMRGMQFVQAPTTLLAQVDSSVGGKTGVNHALGKNMIGTFYQPRLVLIDSTTLATLPRRELLCGIAEVIKYGVIRDERLFELLERQREAVLSLDHEALQFIIRRSCEIKAEVVANDEREAGLRAILNFGHTIGHAIETETGYGRYLHGEAIAIGMHLAARLAARKGLLDEGEVARIRSLIEAYGLPSTLPEGISAERLIRHMEIDKKAEAGRITFILPERVGRVRIEKKISTQEIGEALEG
- a CDS encoding response regulator transcription factor, which encodes MRQVLVVDDERDLAELVAYNLKKEGFAVDVAYDGETALTAIKNGGYDLIVLDLMLPGMQGLDLCAAIRNTPSTARTPLIMLTAKGEEIDKVVGLEMGADDYITKPFSPREFMARVKAVLRRTEQRPAGLTGPPPAPVTGGAVLKTRDIVIDTEKYTVTVAGRQIKLSATEFKLLLYLCERPNKIYSREHLLDAVWGDDVFVEPRTVDVHIRRLRTKIEDDANNPRYIKTMRGVGYFFEA